The following coding sequences are from one Chelonoidis abingdonii isolate Lonesome George chromosome 4, CheloAbing_2.0, whole genome shotgun sequence window:
- the LOC116827466 gene encoding NACHT, LRR and PYD domains-containing protein 1-like — translation MLCSSHPALTPERWDLSEKIHPETVQGPERKQETYRFHLPGGGSFLCSETELGFEVRAAVTIQYEYDSWDRHLSTSEKQQWMVAGPLFNIRVEPARAVAAVHLPHFLCLAGGEVDASRMRIAHIVDRGMTLEEPTRVRPFHAVLQNPSFSPLGVLWRKIQSKCQAKVHTLALLYRALRAANTTLHLYLIPNDRSLRQAVSDHESKCPSVRVHKPSRTKPLKFGSCCVVSSSSQLEVIPEELEFCYLGPKLEQPYLEIYTRDMQEGLQLSLLEKIDGEPIWKALVRPEDVMVCVSSAQMQTEEHFIDQHREQLIQRVRQVDGVLDKLYNTVLDNEQYQSIRAERTDPEKMRKLFDLLPSWNRACKDQLYQVLEAKQKFLIQELKGT, via the exons ATGTTGTGCAGCTCTCACCCAGCTCTCACACCCGAGAGGTGG gatctttcagaaaaaatacaCCCTGAGACGGTTCAGGGCCCAGAGAGGAAGCAGGAGACGTACAG GTTTCACCTTCCGGGGGGAGGCTCCTTCCTTTGCTCTGAAACTGAACTGGGGTTTGAGGTGAGGGCAGCCGTGACCATCCAGTACGAATATGACTCCTGGGATCGACATCTGAGCACATCTGAGAAGCAGCAATGGATGGTGGCCGGCCCTTTGTTCAACATCCGGGTGGAAccagccagggctgtggcagccgtTCACCTCCCGCACTTCTTGTGCCTCGCGG GGGGAGAGGTCGATGCCTCCCGGATGCGAATCGCCCACATCGTTGACAGGGGGATGACCCTGGAGGAGCCAACGAGGGTGAGGCCGTTCCACGCCGTGCTGCAGaaccccagcttctcccctctgGGCGTGCTCTGGAGGAAAATACAGTCTAAATGCCAGGCAAAAGTCCACACCCTGGCACTGCTCTACCGGGCACTCAGGGCTGCGAACACAACCCTGCACCTCTACCTGATCCCCAACGACCGCTCCCTGAGACAG GCCGTTAGTGACCACGAGTCCAAATGCCCCTCGGTGCGTGTGCACAAGCCTTCCAGGACCAAGCCCTTGAAATTTGGCTCCTGTTGTGTGGTGTCCAGCTCATCCCAGCTTGAGGTGATACCTGAG GAGCTGGAGTTCTGCTATCTGGGCCCCAAGCTGGAGCAGCCGTACCTGGAGATCTACACCCGGGACATGCAGGAGGGGCTGCAGCTCAGCCTGTTGGAAAAGATAGATGGGGAACCAATCTGGAAGGCCTTGGTGAGACCAG AAGACGTGATGGTCTGTGTTTCATCTGCCCAAATGCAGACAG aaGAACATTTCATCGACCAGCACCGAGAGCAGCTGATCCAACGGGTGCGCCAGGTGGACGGAGTGCTGGATAAACTGTACAACACCGTGCTGGACAACGAGCAGTACCAGAGCATCCGAGCCGAGAGAACGGACCCGGAGAAAATGCGGAAACTCTTCGACCTGCTCCCGAGTTGGAACCGGGCCTGCAAGGACCAGCTCTACCAGGTGCTGGAGGCCAAGCAAAAATTCCTCATCCAAGAACTTAAAGGGACATAA